The proteins below come from a single Streptomyces sp. B3I8 genomic window:
- a CDS encoding response regulator, which produces MTRVLVVDDEPGIVRALVINLRARAYEVDAAHDGATALRLAAARRPDVIVLDLGLPDVDGVEVIRGLRRWTRVPILVLSARHSSDEKVCALDAGADDYVTKPFGMDELLARLRAAVRRAEPVGAGEGDVVVETEGFTVDLAAKKVDRGGRDVRLTPTEWHLLEVLVRSPGRLVGQKQLLREVWGPSYGTETNYLRVYMAQLRRKLEADPAHPRHFITEPGMGYRFEK; this is translated from the coding sequence ATGACGCGTGTGCTGGTGGTCGACGACGAGCCGGGTATCGTGCGCGCCCTGGTGATCAACCTGAGGGCGCGCGCGTACGAGGTGGACGCGGCGCACGACGGTGCCACCGCGCTCCGGCTGGCGGCGGCACGCCGTCCCGACGTGATCGTCCTCGACCTCGGACTGCCGGACGTCGACGGCGTCGAGGTCATCCGGGGGCTGCGCCGCTGGACCAGGGTGCCGATCCTGGTGCTGTCGGCGCGCCACTCCTCCGACGAGAAGGTCTGCGCGCTCGACGCGGGCGCCGACGACTACGTCACCAAGCCGTTCGGCATGGACGAACTGCTGGCCCGGCTCCGCGCCGCCGTGCGTCGCGCGGAGCCGGTGGGCGCCGGTGAGGGCGACGTGGTCGTGGAGACCGAGGGGTTCACCGTCGACCTCGCCGCGAAGAAGGTCGACCGAGGGGGCCGGGACGTACGCCTCACGCCCACCGAGTGGCACCTGCTGGAAGTGCTGGTGCGCAGCCCCGGTCGGCTGGTCGGCCAGAAACAACTGCTGCGGGAGGTGTGGGGGCCGTCGTACGGCACGGAGACGAACTACCTGCGGGTGTACATGGCCCAACTGCGCCGCAAGCTGGAGGCCGACCCCGCGCATCCGCGGCACTTCATCACGGAACCGGGTATGGGGTACCGCTTCGAGAAATAG